A single Sulfurimonas aquatica DNA region contains:
- a CDS encoding sensor histidine kinase → MYNIALHIKSRDWIYILIIGVFFGMFMSSLGYILLEYPWLDGAFFGVILGFSITTFSLVFISYMNKNILPRLKEVYWLPLSIVFSFLSGFLGTMVGIYIAEFISIELIPAFREQIVIISILIGILTYIVGALLYRFVKMRNQKDVIDNEYIQSRLRSLETQLNPHFLFNALNSIAELIHHDKDKAEMAILKVSSFLRNTMNEQALLTLKDEIKNVGEYIELENIRFSDKIHLEITGEIPRWSVPKFSLQLIVENAIKHSFVSNKESLNIKLSFDMRHKIIKIENDGLAMQKKSFGVGLSNLNQRLELLCKGSLSVESLERSLFYIDLGECCENTNS, encoded by the coding sequence ATGTATAACATAGCGCTACACATAAAGTCCCGTGATTGGATCTACATACTCATCATAGGCGTATTTTTTGGAATGTTTATGTCCTCTTTAGGTTATATACTTTTAGAGTATCCTTGGTTAGATGGGGCTTTTTTTGGAGTGATTTTGGGTTTTAGTATCACTACTTTTTCTCTTGTTTTTATCTCTTATATGAACAAAAATATCCTACCAAGACTCAAAGAAGTTTACTGGCTACCTCTATCTATAGTTTTCTCTTTTCTCTCTGGTTTTTTGGGAACAATGGTTGGTATTTACATTGCTGAGTTCATTAGCATAGAACTCATACCAGCATTTCGTGAGCAAATTGTAATTATCTCTATACTTATCGGTATTTTGACTTATATTGTTGGAGCACTTCTTTATAGGTTTGTCAAGATGAGAAATCAAAAAGATGTTATTGATAATGAATATATTCAGAGTCGTTTGCGTTCACTTGAAACGCAACTCAATCCTCACTTTTTGTTTAATGCACTTAACTCTATTGCCGAGCTTATCCATCATGACAAAGATAAGGCGGAGATGGCTATTTTAAAAGTTTCCTCTTTTTTGAGAAATACGATGAATGAGCAGGCCCTTTTAACTTTAAAAGATGAGATTAAAAATGTTGGTGAGTATATAGAACTTGAAAATATACGTTTTTCAGATAAGATTCATTTAGAGATAACAGGAGAGATCCCTCGCTGGAGTGTTCCTAAGTTTTCTCTGCAACTCATAGTGGAAAATGCCATTAAGCACAGCTTTGTAAGTAATAAAGAGAGTTTAAACATAAAACTCTCTTTTGATATGAGACATAAAATTATCAAGATAGAAAATGATGGCTTAGCTATGCAAAAAAAGAGTTTTGGAGTAGGGTTAAGTAATCTTAACCAGCGTTTAGAACTTTTATGTAAAGGCTCTTTAAGTGTTGAGAGTTTAGAGAGGTCTTTGTTTTATATAGATTTGGGAGAGTGCTGTGAAAATACTAATAGTTGA
- a CDS encoding DUF3137 domain-containing protein has translation MKTTSELTDFYYKTLFPTLETLEEDRKKLRQKIIKVGVFYTFIVVLLSLVFLSSHINFDIIVFLLFAYIGIGLFIYKMLIKDYTKDFKHSVIEPLIKEIDRNLSYTPELCVREHTFTRSKLYKKHIDRFRGNDYVRGTIDGIDIEFSDIHAEYRSKNSKNKSWHTIFQGLFIVSDFHKHFKGETIVLPDNAQSTFGDLIGNWLQSNNFARDELVKMDNPEFEKEFVVYSNDQVEARYVLTHTLMQRLLIFKKRSGHPLGVSFIGGNIYIAIEYNKDLFEPSIFHSLLKYKIAMEYVSTLHLAIGIIEELKLNQKIWSKQ, from the coding sequence ATGAAAACAACAAGTGAGCTTACTGATTTTTACTATAAAACACTTTTTCCTACACTTGAGACACTAGAAGAAGATAGAAAAAAACTTCGTCAAAAAATCATTAAAGTTGGAGTTTTTTATACCTTCATTGTAGTTCTTCTTAGTTTAGTATTTCTAAGCTCTCACATCAACTTTGACATCATTGTCTTTTTACTTTTTGCCTACATCGGTATTGGTCTGTTTATATATAAAATGCTGATAAAAGATTATACAAAAGATTTTAAACATAGTGTAATCGAACCTCTTATAAAAGAGATAGATAGGAACCTCTCTTATACACCAGAACTTTGCGTAAGAGAACATACCTTCACTCGATCAAAACTCTATAAAAAGCATATTGATAGGTTTAGGGGAAATGATTATGTTCGAGGGACTATAGATGGTATAGACATAGAGTTTTCTGACATTCATGCTGAATACAGAAGTAAAAACTCTAAAAATAAGAGCTGGCATACCATCTTTCAAGGTCTTTTTATTGTGAGTGATTTTCATAAGCATTTTAAAGGTGAGACAATTGTCCTTCCAGATAATGCACAGAGTACTTTTGGAGACCTTATCGGTAACTGGTTACAGTCAAATAATTTTGCAAGAGACGAGCTCGTGAAAATGGATAACCCCGAGTTTGAAAAAGAGTTTGTTGTTTACTCTAACGATCAAGTAGAAGCAAGATATGTATTAACCCACACTCTTATGCAGAGACTTCTTATATTTAAAAAACGCTCTGGTCATCCACTTGGAGTATCTTTCATAGGTGGAAACATCTACATAGCTATAGAGTATAACAAAGATCTATTTGAGCCGTCTATATTTCATTCACTATTAAAGTATAAAATAGCGATGGAGTATGTCTCAACTTTACACCTTGCCATAGGCATCATCGAAGAGTTAAAACTCAACCAAAAAATATGGAGCAAACAATGA
- a CDS encoding NAD(P)/FAD-dependent oxidoreductase — protein sequence MKNIAIIGAGASGLLCAILCAKASCKVTIYEQNSKPAKKILVSGNGRCNITNRNLGINDYFSDNPSFVEYALKEFGFKEFSKLMSELGLLLDVKEDGRAYPLSNEAKSVAKLLEDYAKTLGVTILLDTKVDDINKLLNKYDSVVVATGSRAASHLGGNNDGEEFAKEFGHNVIKAYPSLVQLHIDSNCAHKMSGAKINAEVTLLINHKKDISSTGDLLFTNYGVSGFSILDISQRASQSLLNYEVVDISVNLLPSFNMQKLSTHILNVASLMPEFTILDILVGLIPIKIANGLLEELKISNATKADTIHTKMAKRVANAMLNWRFTISDTHGFRHAEVSGGGVDTLEVNPKTMESQKRKNLYFCGEVLDVVGRRGGFNFAFAWASAYVAANAISAKNHSK from the coding sequence ATGAAAAACATAGCTATCATCGGTGCTGGAGCATCTGGTCTTCTTTGTGCAATTCTCTGTGCAAAAGCATCTTGCAAAGTTACAATATATGAGCAAAACTCAAAACCTGCAAAAAAAATTCTTGTCTCAGGGAATGGCCGCTGTAATATTACAAATAGAAACTTAGGCATAAACGACTACTTTAGCGATAATCCATCTTTTGTAGAGTATGCGTTAAAAGAGTTTGGATTTAAAGAATTTTCTAAACTGATGAGCGAACTTGGACTCTTACTAGACGTAAAAGAAGATGGTAGAGCCTATCCACTTAGTAACGAAGCAAAATCAGTGGCTAAACTCTTAGAAGATTATGCAAAAACTCTAGGAGTCACTATTTTACTTGACACTAAAGTAGATGATATTAATAAACTACTAAACAAATATGATTCTGTTGTTGTTGCAACTGGTTCACGAGCGGCTTCTCACCTTGGTGGTAACAATGATGGAGAAGAGTTTGCCAAAGAGTTTGGGCATAACGTTATTAAAGCATACCCATCGCTTGTTCAACTTCACATAGACTCTAACTGTGCTCATAAAATGAGTGGAGCAAAGATAAACGCAGAAGTAACCCTACTTATAAATCATAAAAAAGATATCAGCTCTACGGGCGACCTTCTCTTTACCAACTATGGTGTTTCAGGATTTTCCATACTTGACATATCTCAGCGCGCAAGTCAATCTCTATTAAATTATGAAGTGGTAGATATATCAGTCAACCTGCTTCCATCTTTTAATATGCAAAAACTCTCTACTCACATACTTAACGTAGCCTCTTTAATGCCCGAGTTTACCATTTTAGACATTTTAGTGGGACTTATTCCCATAAAAATAGCAAATGGCTTACTAGAAGAGCTAAAAATATCTAACGCCACTAAAGCAGATACTATCCATACAAAGATGGCTAAAAGAGTAGCAAACGCCATGCTAAACTGGCGCTTTACTATCAGTGATACACATGGATTTCGTCATGCAGAAGTAAGTGGAGGAGGAGTTGACACACTAGAGGTCAATCCAAAAACAATGGAATCGCAAAAGAGAAAAAACCTCTACTTTTGTGGAGAAGTTTTAGATGTAGTTGGTCGGCGTGGAGGCTTTAACTTTGCCTTTGCATGGGCAAGTGCATATGTTGCTGCAAATGCCATAAGTGCAAAAAATCACTCTAAATAA
- a CDS encoding sensor histidine kinase, producing MQNNFKNILEDSLKNISLMAFEQSYSSVVITSADVDNPLVIYVNPAFIKQTGYSYEEVIGRNPKMLQGENTDRAVIDRLKKALQERTFFEGTTVNYKKDGSEYYVEWNISPIFDDKGELNYFISFQTDITSKVKLTQKNEELLLQQSKLATVGELMNAMAHQWKQPLSVIHALSHRLLRKIDKDFRVEDLQTTLETIVEQTTFMNETISSFQNFLRPIDIYNSFDINKSIEETLILMQDELMGKSISVEFSSVEDSLEVNGSENEFKQVILNILSNARDAFLMQNKSIKRKIDIELKVKDSFINIDIIDNAGGIKMFPIEKIFENNVSSKGANGTGIGLYIVKKIITRLKGEINVSLDGDTGTRFSILLPLK from the coding sequence ATGCAAAACAACTTTAAAAATATTTTAGAAGATTCATTAAAAAATATTTCTCTCATGGCGTTTGAGCAGAGTTATAGTTCAGTTGTAATAACAAGTGCAGATGTAGACAATCCTCTTGTTATATATGTAAACCCTGCATTTATAAAGCAGACTGGCTACTCATATGAAGAAGTAATAGGAAGAAACCCTAAAATGCTTCAGGGTGAAAATACTGATAGGGCAGTAATAGATAGACTTAAAAAAGCACTTCAAGAGAGAACTTTTTTTGAAGGAACTACGGTTAACTATAAAAAAGATGGCTCTGAATATTATGTTGAGTGGAATATCTCTCCTATTTTTGATGACAAGGGTGAGCTAAATTATTTTATCTCTTTTCAAACAGACATAACTTCTAAAGTAAAACTTACTCAAAAAAATGAAGAACTACTTTTACAGCAGAGTAAACTTGCTACCGTAGGTGAGCTTATGAATGCTATGGCTCATCAGTGGAAGCAGCCACTTAGTGTTATTCATGCACTTTCTCATAGGTTACTAAGAAAAATTGATAAAGATTTTAGGGTAGAAGATTTACAAACTACTCTTGAGACAATAGTAGAACAGACTACTTTTATGAATGAGACAATTAGTTCATTTCAAAACTTTCTTCGTCCCATTGATATTTATAATTCATTTGATATCAACAAGTCTATAGAAGAGACCTTAATCTTAATGCAAGATGAGTTAATGGGTAAGAGCATCTCTGTTGAGTTTTCATCTGTAGAAGATAGCTTAGAAGTAAATGGCAGTGAAAATGAGTTTAAGCAAGTTATACTTAATATACTCTCAAATGCTAGAGATGCATTTCTTATGCAAAATAAATCTATCAAGAGAAAAATAGATATAGAACTAAAGGTGAAGGACTCATTTATCAATATTGATATTATTGATAATGCAGGAGGAATAAAAATGTTTCCAATCGAGAAGATTTTTGAGAATAATGTCTCTTCTAAAGGTGCAAATGGAACAGGGATTGGTCTTTATATAGTTAAAAAAATCATTACTCGCTTAAAGGGCGAAATAAATGTCTCACTTGATGGAGATACTGGTACTAGATTTTCTATACTGCTTCCTTTAAAATAA
- a CDS encoding LemA family protein: protein MSTPLIILIVLAIILVLMYNSLVAKKNQVDNIFASVDTQLKKRYDLIPNLVASVSKYMEHEKSILQEVTKLRADANKPNISDKQKIALDAQVTSALGSIMIAVENYPELKANENVMHLQSSLNEVEEQISAARRAYNQAVTDYNNAIEMIPTNFMANIMNYREKEVFVISEGERTNVDVKELFN, encoded by the coding sequence ATGTCAACACCACTCATTATACTCATCGTATTAGCTATTATATTGGTACTTATGTACAACTCGCTTGTAGCCAAGAAAAACCAAGTCGATAACATTTTTGCTAGTGTAGATACACAGCTTAAAAAACGCTATGACCTTATACCAAACCTTGTTGCTTCAGTAAGTAAGTATATGGAACATGAAAAATCTATTTTACAAGAGGTTACAAAACTTCGCGCAGATGCAAATAAACCAAATATTAGTGATAAACAAAAAATTGCTCTTGATGCACAGGTCACTTCAGCTCTTGGCTCCATTATGATTGCAGTTGAAAACTACCCTGAACTCAAAGCAAATGAAAATGTCATGCATCTTCAAAGCTCTTTAAATGAAGTAGAAGAGCAGATCTCTGCAGCAAGAAGAGCTTACAATCAGGCAGTAACGGATTACAATAACGCTATTGAGATGATACCTACAAACTTTATGGCGAACATTATGAACTACAGAGAAAAAGAGGTCTTTGTAATTAGTGAAGGTGAGAGAACAAATGTAGATGTAAAAGAGCTCTTTAACTAG
- a CDS encoding LytR/AlgR family response regulator transcription factor, protein MKILIVDDEELARARLKRMLNTLEFNEVEEASSADEAISAFKDSSYDLVFLDINMPQVSGLELAYELKYLDENISIIFQTAYEEHALKAFDIGAVGYLVKPYSLEQVKESVSRVKSSVKSQEKEELRILSKTGESYLFLKPQEIFYVKADLSEVMIRSAKGFSYYAQKISDLQKKLEAYNFVRIHRSYLINIDEIKEIETIEQSKLRFSFANCSETIESSKDGAKAFREQFKI, encoded by the coding sequence GTGAAAATACTAATAGTTGATGATGAAGAGTTAGCAAGAGCAAGGCTTAAGCGTATGCTCAATACTTTAGAGTTTAATGAGGTTGAAGAAGCAAGTAGTGCAGATGAAGCGATAAGCGCATTTAAAGATAGCTCGTATGACCTTGTTTTTTTAGATATAAACATGCCACAAGTGAGTGGACTAGAACTTGCCTATGAGTTGAAGTACTTGGATGAAAATATATCTATAATCTTTCAAACAGCATATGAAGAACATGCCCTTAAAGCTTTTGATATTGGTGCTGTTGGGTATTTGGTTAAGCCTTATAGTCTAGAGCAGGTTAAAGAGAGTGTAAGCAGGGTTAAAAGTAGTGTAAAGTCTCAAGAAAAAGAGGAGTTACGTATCTTAAGTAAAACTGGTGAGAGTTATCTTTTTCTCAAACCTCAAGAGATCTTTTATGTAAAAGCAGACCTTTCAGAAGTAATGATACGAAGTGCTAAGGGTTTTTCTTACTATGCCCAAAAAATTTCAGACTTGCAAAAAAAACTTGAGGCATATAACTTTGTAAGAATTCACCGTTCTTATCTTATAAATATAGATGAGATAAAAGAGATAGAGACAATAGAGCAGAGTAAACTCCGCTTTAGTTTTGCAAACTGCTCTGAAACTATCGAGTCAAGTAAAGATGGGGCTAAAGCATTCCGAGAACAGTTTAAGATATAA
- a CDS encoding EI24 domain-containing protein, whose amino-acid sequence MNSENSTLALSLRDLFTGKMIKYSLMPFILSMLVMYLLFFVVAGVGLDQLGSMDVQSSQTTIENGIPHTDSFTASLEGTALIKFLMSNAITSWIATFLVYTIGSFLTLYLSIFVALIIIGFLTPIILKELHFRHYQDVEMIGHSNVIESIFLIIRWVAVMLIMFIVFIPLYFIPLVNVIAFNFPLYYLFHKVMTYDVSSTICTKEEAMQIKFFHATTLRLKTLGLYLISLIPFVVFFATVFYVIYLGHSYFLETRKIRSEA is encoded by the coding sequence ATGAATAGCGAAAACAGTACACTCGCTCTTAGTTTAAGAGACCTCTTTACAGGTAAGATGATAAAGTACTCTCTCATGCCATTTATCTTAAGCATGCTTGTTATGTATCTGCTCTTTTTTGTAGTTGCTGGAGTTGGTCTTGACCAACTTGGTTCTATGGATGTTCAAAGTTCTCAAACTACCATAGAAAATGGCATACCTCATACTGATAGTTTTACAGCGTCGCTTGAGGGAACTGCACTTATAAAGTTTTTGATGAGTAATGCCATCACTTCTTGGATAGCAACCTTTTTAGTCTATACGATAGGGAGTTTTTTAACTCTTTATCTTTCTATCTTTGTAGCACTTATTATCATAGGATTCTTAACGCCAATAATCCTTAAAGAGTTGCACTTTAGACACTACCAAGACGTAGAGATGATTGGTCACTCAAACGTAATAGAGTCTATCTTTTTGATAATTCGCTGGGTAGCTGTAATGCTCATAATGTTTATAGTTTTTATTCCTCTATACTTCATTCCATTAGTCAACGTTATCGCGTTTAACTTTCCTCTTTATTACCTTTTTCATAAAGTAATGACTTATGATGTCTCATCAACTATCTGTACAAAAGAGGAAGCTATGCAGATTAAGTTTTTTCATGCTACTACATTGAGGCTTAAAACACTAGGTCTTTATCTTATATCTCTCATCCCTTTTGTAGTCTTTTTTGCTACTGTTTTTTATGTCATCTATTTAGGGCATAGCTACTTTTTAGAAACAAGAAAAATAAGATCAGAAGCTTAA
- a CDS encoding GGDEF domain-containing protein, with product MINNLFMPDFKSDDNRLNRIYIIVNVFLIFGSVIFAFFSSFNYFILEKFNVSLLNIITAVLMFFLLLDLRLNRAIHRSVNILVLILFIFFLSFIYLNKNEQFGLVWAHFFPVVSIILLGVKRGAIVSTLYFVLMFTLAYKGIGIWEHGEWSSVSFWRLAISSIVLFIMIATLEIALENSNKKLEVLSNIDPLTKLYNRRKINEILDKEIYKAKRYKTKLSLILFDIDDFKKINDWLGHESGDNVLKKLSQTVKDQLRDTDSIARWGGEEFLIVTPMTDIKECALTAEKLRATVESINCKHGIKLSCSFGVSEFDSINDSVESLIKRADLAMYDAKSKGKNCVSFK from the coding sequence TTGATAAATAATTTGTTTATGCCTGACTTTAAGTCAGATGATAATCGTCTCAATAGAATTTACATCATTGTGAATGTTTTTCTAATTTTCGGTTCAGTTATATTTGCATTTTTTTCTAGTTTTAACTATTTTATCCTTGAGAAGTTTAATGTTTCTCTGCTAAATATAATAACTGCAGTTTTAATGTTTTTTCTTCTTCTTGATTTACGATTAAATAGAGCTATACATAGAAGTGTTAACATACTAGTTCTCATTCTTTTTATATTTTTTCTCTCTTTTATTTACTTAAACAAAAATGAGCAGTTTGGGCTTGTCTGGGCTCACTTCTTTCCTGTTGTAAGTATAATTTTACTTGGCGTTAAGAGGGGTGCTATAGTGAGTACTCTTTATTTCGTTTTAATGTTTACTCTTGCATATAAGGGTATAGGTATATGGGAACATGGTGAATGGAGTAGTGTCTCATTTTGGAGATTGGCAATATCATCTATTGTACTGTTTATCATGATCGCAACTCTTGAAATTGCACTTGAAAATTCAAATAAAAAATTAGAGGTTTTATCAAATATAGATCCACTTACGAAGTTATATAATCGACGAAAAATAAATGAGATCCTTGATAAAGAGATCTACAAAGCTAAGAGATACAAAACAAAACTCTCATTAATTTTATTTGATATTGATGATTTTAAAAAGATAAATGACTGGTTAGGACACGAGAGTGGAGATAATGTCCTTAAAAAATTGTCACAGACAGTAAAAGATCAACTACGCGATACAGATAGCATAGCAAGATGGGGTGGAGAAGAGTTTCTCATAGTAACTCCAATGACAGATATAAAAGAGTGCGCTTTAACTGCTGAGAAGTTAAGAGCTACTGTTGAATCTATTAATTGTAAGCATGGCATAAAACTAAGCTGTAGTTTTGGTGTAAGTGAGTTTGATAGCATCAATGACTCTGTAGAATCATTGATAAAGAGAGCGGATTTAGCGATGTATGATGCAAAATCAAAAGGTAAAAACTGTGTCTCTTTTAAATAG
- a CDS encoding endonuclease MutS2: MELLINQLDLNEHIEQFQSFFSREHSLYIEGDQELHFKYIKSLDKLEFKAPPKVSDFTNIKNHLKKHGVLNFEQIFEIVKVVRYFRYFKNRELDGIIGEWMSKFIIDVKFTEVEKYFTNDGKFEENLDETLFGLSARIQEHRNNMSGALKRMMSSSKLAGYLVDTQVHFINNEDCLLVRGGFNHVLKGAVVGRSTGGFFYVSPDSILKSKEQIRFIEQEREAIFYEYAKEFSAKLAELQPFINFIDKEFTKFDNYQARVLFAKSKNMQLVKSKNDSRIVLSGFVHPALHNAKPITVDFTKNILMITGVNAGGKTMLLKSILASAFMAKYIIPMKLDEHKSHIGSFKSVLAIIDDPQNVKNDISTFAGRMQEFSRIFSESKALVGVDEIELGTDSDEAAALFKVILDDLIKRGQKVVVTTHHKRLAALMADRDDVELMAAIYDEEQRKPTYEFMQGIIGKSYAFETASRYGINNAIVKEAKAVYGDNSEKLSLLIERGSQLERELKQKHKKVDDKLEELRLKELHIKETREKNLKELEEQKAALKRSYDVAISEAKSAAKAGDTKAIHRAMDKANKKLPPQKEELIKRHEKFKVGDSVKYHSQSGLIISMKGEKDATIEVDGMRVRVKTKHLKHTQIQKIKPKTDVKVQVEKKAGLKCDLHGMRADEACDELDKFISNALINGWDEIIIYHGIGTGKLSFAVKNFLIAHPSVKKFEDAPQHLGGFGAKIVTL, encoded by the coding sequence ATCGAGTTACTAATAAATCAACTCGATCTAAACGAACACATAGAACAGTTTCAAAGTTTCTTCTCTCGTGAACACTCTCTCTATATAGAGGGTGATCAAGAGCTTCACTTCAAGTATATTAAATCATTAGACAAACTAGAGTTTAAAGCCCCTCCTAAAGTATCGGACTTTACAAATATTAAAAATCATCTCAAGAAGCATGGTGTTTTGAATTTTGAGCAGATTTTTGAAATAGTTAAAGTTGTAAGATATTTTAGGTACTTTAAAAATCGTGAATTAGATGGCATTATTGGTGAATGGATGAGTAAGTTTATCATTGATGTTAAATTTACTGAAGTTGAGAAGTATTTTACCAATGATGGAAAATTTGAAGAGAATCTAGATGAAACTCTCTTTGGTTTGAGTGCAAGAATCCAAGAACATAGAAATAATATGTCTGGTGCACTTAAACGCATGATGAGTAGTTCAAAACTTGCTGGCTACCTTGTAGATACACAAGTGCATTTCATAAATAATGAAGATTGTCTTTTAGTTCGTGGTGGCTTTAACCATGTTCTAAAAGGTGCGGTAGTTGGGCGTTCTACTGGTGGTTTTTTCTATGTTTCACCCGATAGTATTTTAAAATCAAAAGAGCAGATTCGCTTTATAGAACAAGAGAGAGAGGCCATCTTTTATGAGTATGCCAAAGAGTTCTCAGCGAAACTCGCCGAACTTCAACCTTTTATAAACTTCATAGACAAAGAGTTTACAAAGTTTGATAATTATCAAGCGAGGGTTCTCTTTGCTAAAAGCAAAAACATGCAGCTTGTTAAGAGTAAAAATGACTCAAGAATAGTTTTGAGTGGATTTGTGCACCCTGCCCTGCATAATGCCAAACCCATAACAGTAGATTTTACTAAAAACATCTTAATGATTACGGGTGTAAACGCCGGTGGTAAAACCATGTTACTGAAGTCTATACTCGCTTCTGCATTTATGGCAAAGTATATCATACCGATGAAACTTGACGAGCATAAATCTCATATTGGCTCTTTTAAAAGTGTTCTTGCTATCATAGACGACCCACAAAATGTTAAAAATGACATCTCAACCTTTGCTGGACGTATGCAGGAGTTTTCTCGTATATTTTCAGAAAGTAAAGCTCTTGTAGGTGTTGATGAGATAGAACTAGGAACCGACAGTGATGAGGCAGCAGCTCTATTTAAAGTTATACTTGATGATTTAATTAAACGCGGGCAAAAAGTAGTTGTTACCACACACCATAAACGCCTAGCCGCATTAATGGCAGATCGTGACGACGTTGAGCTTATGGCTGCCATCTATGATGAAGAACAACGTAAGCCTACTTATGAGTTTATGCAAGGCATCATTGGTAAGAGTTATGCATTTGAGACTGCTAGTCGTTATGGCATAAACAACGCCATCGTTAAAGAGGCTAAAGCGGTTTATGGAGACAACTCGGAAAAGCTCTCTCTACTGATAGAGCGCGGTTCTCAGCTTGAACGTGAGCTCAAGCAAAAACATAAAAAAGTGGATGACAAGTTAGAAGAGCTAAGACTCAAAGAGCTTCATATAAAAGAGACAAGAGAAAAGAATCTTAAAGAGCTTGAAGAGCAAAAAGCGGCACTTAAACGCAGCTACGATGTAGCTATTAGTGAAGCCAAATCTGCTGCAAAAGCTGGTGACACCAAAGCTATTCATCGCGCTATGGACAAGGCAAATAAAAAACTTCCTCCTCAAAAAGAAGAGCTTATTAAACGCCATGAAAAGTTTAAAGTTGGAGACAGTGTCAAGTACCACTCGCAAAGCGGTCTTATCATCTCGATGAAGGGCGAAAAAGACGCGACTATAGAAGTCGACGGTATGCGTGTACGCGTAAAGACTAAACATCTCAAACATACTCAGATTCAAAAGATAAAACCAAAAACAGACGTAAAAGTTCAGGTAGAGAAAAAAGCTGGTCTCAAGTGTGATTTACACGGTATGAGAGCGGATGAGGCTTGTGATGAGCTTGATAAGTTCATCAGTAACGCACTTATAAATGGATGGGATGAGATTATCATCTATCATGGTATAGGAACAGGAAAGCTCTCTTTTGCAGTTAAAAACTTCCTCATTGCTCATCCAAGCGTGAAAAAGTTTGAAGATGCACCACAGCACTTAGGTGGTTTTGGAGCGAAGATAGTCACTTTATGA
- a CDS encoding YtfJ family protein yields MKLNKVLTGLLLGSLISLNLNAVTIGQTPKLVSISDDNGGLVEDGSVWSSSIITDKVYVMFYVDPDEKDVNEHFSQALKAKEYDKSRFGSMAIINLAATWKPNFVIEKILKGKQEEFPRTIYVKDKSSVLVKEWELADDASNILLFASDGKLLFYKSGKMQEDDMNKVFKLIEDNI; encoded by the coding sequence ATGAAACTAAACAAAGTACTTACAGGACTTCTACTAGGGAGTCTCATCTCACTCAATCTAAATGCCGTCACCATAGGTCAAACGCCAAAGTTAGTATCGATATCTGATGATAACGGTGGTCTTGTAGAAGATGGTAGTGTATGGTCATCAAGCATCATTACTGATAAAGTATATGTTATGTTTTATGTTGATCCAGATGAAAAAGACGTAAATGAGCACTTTTCACAAGCACTTAAAGCAAAAGAGTATGACAAGAGTCGTTTTGGGAGTATGGCAATTATAAATCTTGCCGCAACGTGGAAACCAAACTTTGTTATAGAAAAAATTCTAAAAGGAAAACAAGAGGAGTTTCCAAGAACGATTTATGTAAAAGACAAGAGTAGCGTTTTAGTAAAAGAGTGGGAACTGGCTGATGACGCGTCAAACATACTTCTTTTTGCTAGTGATGGAAAGCTTCTTTTTTACAAATCTGGAAAGATGCAAGAAGACGACATGAATAAAGTATTTAAACTAATAGAAGACAATATATAG